In Bacillus sp. KH172YL63, one genomic interval encodes:
- a CDS encoding GNAT family N-acetyltransferase, translated as MYQYFNGLTIREGTESVPADAVEALFQDAGWARNTPDWQKEKFSLIFTNSTWAFTVWDGNDMIGMIRVISDRIMAANIMDLVVLTGYRGRGIGKKLVELCVQKLPHGDWFAHTSANNFPFYKTCGFEVKNLAENGTCAYYGYIQARKDGHR; from the coding sequence ATGTACCAGTATTTCAACGGTCTTACCATTCGGGAGGGGACAGAAAGTGTGCCTGCTGATGCGGTCGAAGCTCTCTTTCAAGATGCAGGATGGGCACGGAACACCCCTGACTGGCAAAAAGAAAAGTTCTCCCTAATCTTCACGAATTCAACCTGGGCATTTACCGTATGGGACGGGAACGACATGATCGGGATGATCCGGGTGATTTCAGACAGAATCATGGCAGCCAACATCATGGACCTGGTCGTTCTGACAGGATACCGTGGCCGGGGGATAGGGAAGAAGCTTGTTGAATTATGTGTTCAAAAGCTGCCTCACGGAGATTGGTTCGCCCACACATCTGCAAACAACTTCCCTTTCTACAAAACATGCGGATTCGAAGTGAAGAACCTGGCTGAGAACGGCACTTGTGCATATTACGGGTATATTCAGGCGAGGAAAGATGGGCACAGGTGA
- a CDS encoding phosphotransferase family protein, producing MGTGEKRPENEITAMMSPLEQRMKDKKWKLVNKERIHGAHAGQIFRVLVDEGDNRKDSYVYKEFADGRENEVELYLKIPVQMNRFGVIEDVWDEKPKAMLMKDLASPLKGSFSLLSFKEKKNVLQEILQRLSDLHTSDLPEKDMEIHTLSFEWKTWCVEELTKICERYQWASRQWIDVIEEIDKGRSAGKKRLKCPLVLTHGDPHMENVFRYKGEICFIDWEWAALGSPLRDLTILMQDLYDVELIQYATQGYRSMLKSKNLFIEKEDYQSDFTLLYLAHTTMMLAWEIHKFFKGYLTEADIQRIIEFKIGEIRRVASERPDDTDPKE from the coding sequence ATGGGCACAGGTGAGAAACGGCCGGAAAATGAAATCACAGCCATGATGTCACCGTTAGAACAAAGGATGAAAGATAAAAAGTGGAAGCTTGTGAATAAAGAGAGGATTCACGGTGCCCATGCCGGTCAAATTTTCAGGGTTCTTGTAGATGAAGGGGATAACCGGAAAGACTCTTATGTTTATAAAGAATTTGCCGATGGTCGTGAGAATGAAGTGGAACTTTATTTGAAGATACCGGTCCAGATGAATAGGTTCGGTGTGATCGAAGATGTCTGGGATGAGAAGCCTAAGGCGATGTTAATGAAGGATCTGGCTTCCCCTCTGAAGGGCAGCTTTTCACTTCTATCATTCAAAGAAAAAAAGAACGTGCTGCAGGAAATTTTACAAAGACTCTCTGACTTACATACTTCAGATTTGCCTGAAAAGGACATGGAAATCCATACGCTATCTTTTGAATGGAAAACATGGTGTGTGGAGGAATTAACCAAAATATGTGAGAGATATCAGTGGGCATCCCGGCAATGGATAGACGTGATAGAAGAAATAGACAAAGGGCGGTCTGCTGGAAAGAAACGATTGAAATGTCCGCTTGTGTTGACACATGGAGATCCTCACATGGAAAATGTTTTCCGCTATAAAGGTGAAATTTGCTTCATCGACTGGGAGTGGGCAGCCCTCGGATCACCGTTGAGGGACCTCACCATTCTGATGCAGGACCTTTATGATGTTGAGTTGATCCAATACGCTACACAAGGCTATCGAAGCATGTTGAAGTCAAAGAATCTTTTTATTGAAAAAGAAGACTACCAATCCGACTTCACTCTCCTTTATCTCGCCCACACGACCATGATGCTTGCCTGGGAGATACATAAATTCTTTAAAGGCTATCTGACAGAAGCGGACATTCAAAGAATCATAGAGTTTAAGATAGGAGAAATCAGGCGTGTTGCAAGTGAGCGGCCAGACGATACGGATCCGAAAGAATAG
- a CDS encoding histidine phosphatase family protein: MTTIGFIRHGITEWNILGRAQGTSDIPLNKEGRRQASLMGERLLNEADWDVMIASDLSRAIETAGIIGNKINMPIHHYETRIREINCGEIEGTTEEARLMRWGSNWRNLDLGMERFEDVGERGKEVAEELVQLYNGKRILIVSHGALIGLTLKALLPAAFERTYIDNASMTILRQSEGGWKCELYNCTEHLTRNTSTSVIQQN; the protein is encoded by the coding sequence TTGACAACGATTGGATTTATAAGGCATGGCATCACTGAGTGGAACATTCTTGGCAGAGCCCAGGGTACGTCTGATATCCCTTTAAATAAAGAGGGAAGAAGACAAGCTTCCCTCATGGGAGAAAGACTGCTGAATGAAGCAGATTGGGATGTGATGATTGCAAGTGACTTATCGAGGGCGATCGAAACAGCCGGCATCATAGGAAACAAAATCAATATGCCCATCCATCACTATGAAACGAGAATCAGAGAAATAAACTGCGGGGAAATAGAAGGAACGACGGAAGAAGCCAGGCTAATGCGGTGGGGCAGTAACTGGCGTAATCTGGACCTTGGGATGGAGAGATTTGAAGACGTAGGCGAAAGAGGGAAAGAAGTAGCAGAGGAGTTAGTCCAACTTTATAACGGGAAGCGGATATTAATCGTGAGCCACGGTGCCCTGATTGGGTTGACCCTCAAAGCATTGCTTCCTGCAGCGTTTGAGCGTACATATATCGATAATGCTTCCATGACCATACTCAGACAATCTGAAGGCGGATGGAAGTGTGAGTTATACAATTGTACGGAGCACTTGACCCGAAACACTTCAACCTCCGTCATTCAACAAAACTAA
- a CDS encoding GNAT family N-acetyltransferase, producing the protein MQLKLKDDMLITVRKYESNDFDKINELNAEEQWNNLVNKKEDTKDAWNQSNIAYVAIHDGQLLGYIRGMTDGAITTFICELLIHQDFRGFGMGDALLQYVHGLYPKTRVEMLASSTSHTYYEQKGYRPFYGFRKTYEEQAVVRK; encoded by the coding sequence ATGCAACTGAAATTAAAAGATGACATGCTCATCACTGTGAGAAAATATGAATCTAATGATTTTGATAAAATCAATGAGCTGAATGCAGAGGAACAATGGAACAACCTGGTGAACAAGAAAGAAGATACGAAAGACGCATGGAACCAGTCGAATATCGCGTATGTTGCGATTCATGACGGGCAGCTGCTCGGTTATATCCGTGGAATGACTGATGGAGCGATCACAACCTTTATTTGTGAATTATTGATCCACCAGGATTTCCGGGGATTCGGTATGGGGGATGCACTTCTCCAATATGTCCATGGACTGTATCCGAAGACAAGGGTCGAAATGCTCGCGAGCTCTACTTCTCATACATACTATGAGCAGAAGGGGTACAGGCCGTTCTATGGATTCCGGAAGACGTATGAGGAGCAGGCAGTTGTTAGGAAGTAA
- a CDS encoding alpha/beta fold hydrolase, whose translation MNSITGVITIKRIYMLHGFMGTAHTHFSHQISYFGESYELITLDLPGHGHATVASSPDYIEDTITYLIHQLRSTGPGLLMGLSLGASLAIHTALRAPEQVEGVVLTGYSPFIPEELKGIMEKQHEFFLNIEEHDEEAARHFHDLHGEKWKETIQHVLHTMTFHYPAVTKEDLLSIKTPVLLLNGSHDVHEVEAVSFVNKSNPEIEVGLIPDAGHTANIDQPEIFNRVVGSFLNRHSH comes from the coding sequence TTGAATTCAATAACAGGAGTGATCACCATTAAAAGAATATACATGCTGCACGGGTTCATGGGGACCGCGCATACACATTTTTCTCACCAGATTTCTTACTTCGGGGAGAGCTATGAGCTGATTACGCTCGATTTACCGGGACATGGACATGCAACGGTGGCATCGTCGCCTGACTATATAGAGGATACAATCACATATCTCATTCATCAGCTAAGAAGTACGGGACCCGGCTTATTGATGGGTTTATCTCTCGGTGCATCCCTGGCCATACATACTGCCTTAAGGGCACCGGAGCAAGTGGAAGGGGTTGTGCTGACAGGGTACTCTCCTTTTATACCTGAGGAGCTGAAAGGGATCATGGAAAAACAGCACGAATTCTTTCTGAATATCGAAGAACATGATGAGGAGGCGGCCCGTCATTTTCACGACCTGCACGGGGAGAAATGGAAGGAAACGATTCAGCACGTTCTCCACACGATGACCTTTCATTATCCTGCCGTCACAAAGGAAGATCTGCTTTCTATCAAGACTCCCGTGCTCCTGCTGAACGGCAGCCATGATGTGCATGAAGTAGAAGCCGTGTCTTTTGTTAATAAGTCAAACCCTGAAATAGAAGTCGGCCTCATCCCTGATGCCGGTCATACCGCCAATATTGATCAGCCGGAAATATTTAATAGAGTAGTAGGAAGTTTCCTGAACAGGCATTCTCACTAG
- a CDS encoding sigma-70 family RNA polymerase sigma factor, with the protein MEELSRTKFEEAAVTIEDVVDQYGEDVWKLVFSYVRHEQTADDLTQEIFIKIYKKIDTFAGHSTMRTWIWRVAINHCKDYLNSWYKRRVSPEEDRRFERMRSTSCVEGDVVQRDEDRELEAVVMGLPLKYREIIYLYYYEECPIKEVSSLLGVKENTVKTRLRKAKQLMKERLVNG; encoded by the coding sequence GTGGAAGAATTATCAAGAACAAAGTTTGAAGAGGCGGCTGTGACGATCGAGGATGTTGTAGACCAGTATGGGGAAGACGTATGGAAGCTTGTATTTTCGTATGTACGTCATGAACAAACGGCAGACGATCTGACACAGGAAATCTTCATTAAGATTTATAAAAAAATAGATACATTCGCCGGCCATTCCACCATGCGCACATGGATATGGAGAGTGGCGATCAATCACTGCAAGGATTACTTGAACAGCTGGTATAAACGGAGAGTATCTCCAGAGGAAGATCGCCGTTTTGAAAGGATGCGTTCAACGAGCTGTGTTGAAGGAGATGTTGTTCAGCGGGATGAAGACCGTGAATTGGAAGCAGTTGTGATGGGACTTCCTTTGAAATACAGGGAAATCATCTATCTATATTACTATGAAGAATGCCCGATAAAGGAAGTGTCTTCTCTTCTCGGTGTAAAGGAAAATACAGTGAAAACGAGATTAAGAAAGGCAAAACAGTTGATGAAAGAAAGGCTGGTGAACGGATGA
- a CDS encoding PadR family transcriptional regulator codes for MEDRFKNLKRAMDGGSFRDMPFTEEKKQMIKHTINTSRESDDDIQVHILQLLLKEKTGHELHVYLRARGIKKYEERQGFLYTVLHKLEQERILESIWSDGEKRYVISKRGRKLLQQIEEGNVRQRLSFKGLLEGE; via the coding sequence ATGGAAGATCGGTTTAAAAATCTGAAGAGAGCAATGGATGGCGGAAGCTTCCGGGACATGCCCTTTACCGAAGAGAAAAAGCAGATGATCAAACATACCATCAATACCTCCAGGGAGAGTGATGATGATATCCAGGTGCATATTCTGCAGTTGCTTCTCAAGGAAAAAACAGGTCATGAATTACATGTCTATCTTCGTGCCAGAGGAATCAAGAAATATGAGGAAAGACAAGGTTTCCTATATACGGTCCTTCACAAATTGGAGCAGGAAAGGATACTGGAATCGATATGGAGTGACGGAGAGAAGCGATATGTCATTTCAAAGCGGGGAAGGAAACTCCTTCAACAAATAGAAGAAGGAAATGTGAGACAAAGACTATCCTTCAAAGGCTTGCTGGAGGGGGAATGA
- a CDS encoding FtsW/RodA/SpoVE family cell cycle protein — MGTKRNEYLDKVIGYVRNKEAKHFVARELQHHLDQEKKYLKDSGLEDSAAEEKAILQMGSAERLGHEMNKLHRPKVDWIMIGLVLVISLIGILPILHMEEAYYKGDEFLVRKVFYLAVGAVISLSLMLFNYKHLQKLKWWIYCLTSLILIAVAIFPNQYINGEGYFVILSFPIDSTVALTSLVLCWVIFLGGTRKKIWWTLPFLFVSISSLFIIPSITAAFVFVLTITVLLWFRYKENRKHMVLGYGIITIIVGFMLSTADLKPYQYERISAFLHPDEYKRTSGYMYIRNQELLSRGGWFGNSGDAEAIADAHSEYALTFITYFYGWIAGGILIITGLFIMYRMIRSIKSIKDPFGRIIIIGGVTLFATQFLYNIGMILGFLPLTGMSLPFVSYGLNPTIQVSVVVGLFLSVYRRKNLVYVDAENVHVKN, encoded by the coding sequence ATGGGTACAAAGCGAAATGAATACTTGGACAAAGTCATAGGTTATGTAAGAAATAAAGAAGCAAAGCACTTTGTGGCAAGGGAACTCCAACATCATCTGGATCAAGAGAAGAAATACTTGAAGGATAGCGGGCTGGAAGACAGTGCTGCAGAAGAAAAAGCGATCCTTCAAATGGGCAGTGCTGAGCGGCTGGGCCATGAAATGAACAAACTGCACCGTCCAAAAGTGGATTGGATCATGATCGGACTGGTTTTGGTGATTTCGTTGATTGGGATTCTTCCGATACTCCATATGGAAGAAGCATATTACAAGGGTGACGAATTTTTAGTTAGGAAAGTTTTTTATCTAGCTGTTGGCGCGGTTATTAGTCTTTCCTTAATGTTATTTAATTACAAACATTTGCAAAAGTTAAAGTGGTGGATTTATTGTCTTACATCTCTAATTCTGATTGCTGTAGCGATCTTTCCTAATCAATATATCAATGGAGAAGGTTATTTCGTTATATTAAGTTTCCCGATAGATAGTACAGTTGCTTTGACTTCATTAGTTCTCTGTTGGGTTATATTCTTAGGGGGAACTAGAAAAAAAATTTGGTGGACACTTCCTTTTCTATTTGTCAGTATTTCTTCGTTGTTCATAATTCCTAGCATAACAGCGGCATTTGTATTTGTATTGACAATAACAGTATTACTCTGGTTTAGATACAAAGAAAATAGAAAGCATATGGTGTTAGGTTATGGAATAATTACAATTATTGTAGGATTCATGCTGAGTACGGCCGATCTAAAGCCTTATCAATACGAAAGGATTTCAGCCTTCCTGCACCCTGATGAATATAAAAGAACGAGTGGTTACATGTACATTCGTAATCAAGAATTACTGTCTCGTGGAGGATGGTTTGGGAATAGTGGAGATGCTGAAGCAATAGCAGATGCCCATTCAGAGTATGCTTTGACTTTTATTACATATTTTTACGGGTGGATAGCAGGAGGCATACTAATCATAACTGGGCTTTTCATTATGTACAGGATGATTCGCAGTATAAAGAGCATCAAAGACCCCTTTGGCCGCATCATCATCATTGGCGGAGTCACCTTGTTTGCGACCCAATTTCTCTATAATATCGGTATGATTCTGGGCTTCCTGCCACTCACTGGAATGTCTCTGCCTTTTGTAAGTTATGGCTTGAATCCGACTATACAGGTTTCTGTGGTAGTTGGTTTATTTTTGAGTGTGTACAGAAGAAAGAATCTTGTGTATGTGGATGCTGAAAATGTTCATGTGAAAAATTGA
- a CDS encoding DUF4183 domain-containing protein has product MALQLMKIQASASSTISVAPSATKFFNVTSAETAAGATLSIDAADFFDDTGAAATALPALGASNSYVNVFINGVLQMSGIYTYTAGATGVGSLAIDVPAGGDPIIQDSSIVLEVINYVPTASTTVTT; this is encoded by the coding sequence TTGGCACTACAATTAATGAAAATACAAGCGAGTGCGAGTTCGACGATTTCAGTGGCACCGTCTGCTACTAAATTCTTCAATGTCACCAGTGCTGAAACGGCTGCAGGGGCTACTTTGTCTATCGATGCTGCCGATTTCTTCGATGATACAGGGGCTGCAGCAACGGCACTGCCGGCATTAGGTGCGAGTAATAGTTATGTAAATGTCTTTATCAACGGTGTTCTTCAAATGAGTGGAATTTACACATACACAGCAGGAGCAACTGGTGTAGGATCACTGGCCATTGATGTACCGGCAGGGGGAGACCCGATTATTCAGGATTCTTCGATTGTGCTGGAAGTCATCAACTATGTACCGACAGCTTCCACGACAGTCACCACTTAA